The following coding sequences lie in one Methylosinus sp. H3A genomic window:
- a CDS encoding XdhC family protein yields MAAEDAEILFQAVCWRRAGRGVAVATVIETFGSAPRPVGSHLVVEESGRFLGSVSAGCVEGDVVTAALDVIADGGSRVLEFGVADETAWRVGLSCGGRIVVLVEALNAATAELLEISNREIAARRSHRIATPLNGGDPRLLRIGDPLEPYSRRSGVVAHEGRRWFIEWREPAPRLVIVGAVHVAQSLAPMAQIAGFETIVVDPRDAYATPERFPGARLDLRWPDEALPEIGLDSSTALVVLTHDPKIDDGALSLALASDCFYVGALGSRATHARRIERLVAKGLTRDALARIKAPIGLDIGALGPAEITVSVLGELILERKRKPLRDEARKTK; encoded by the coding sequence ATGGCTGCCGAAGACGCTGAAATATTGTTCCAAGCCGTGTGCTGGCGGCGCGCCGGCAGAGGAGTCGCGGTCGCCACCGTCATAGAGACGTTCGGCTCGGCCCCGCGACCCGTCGGATCCCATCTCGTCGTCGAGGAAAGCGGCCGCTTTCTGGGTTCGGTCTCGGCCGGCTGCGTCGAAGGCGACGTCGTGACGGCGGCACTCGACGTCATCGCCGATGGCGGCTCGAGAGTGCTGGAGTTCGGCGTCGCCGACGAGACAGCTTGGCGCGTCGGACTCTCCTGCGGCGGCCGCATCGTCGTGCTCGTCGAGGCGCTGAACGCCGCCACCGCCGAGTTGCTGGAAATTTCCAATAGAGAGATCGCCGCACGGCGCTCCCATCGAATCGCGACGCCGCTCAATGGCGGCGACCCGCGCCTGCTGAGGATCGGCGATCCGCTCGAACCTTATTCACGACGGAGCGGCGTCGTCGCGCACGAGGGAAGGCGTTGGTTCATCGAGTGGCGCGAACCCGCGCCGCGCCTCGTCATCGTCGGCGCCGTGCATGTCGCGCAATCGCTCGCCCCCATGGCGCAGATCGCGGGCTTCGAGACGATCGTCGTCGATCCGCGCGACGCCTATGCCACGCCGGAGCGCTTCCCCGGCGCACGCCTGGATTTGCGCTGGCCGGACGAAGCGCTGCCGGAAATCGGTCTCGACTCGTCCACGGCGCTCGTCGTGCTCACCCATGATCCGAAGATCGACGACGGCGCGCTGTCGCTGGCGCTCGCCTCGGACTGTTTCTATGTCGGCGCCCTCGGGTCGCGCGCGACTCATGCGCGGCGGATCGAGCGCCTTGTCGCCAAAGGTCTGACGCGGGATGCTCTGGCGCGTATAAAGGCGCCGATCGGCCTCGACATAGGGGCCCTCGGCCCAGCGGAGATCACGGTCTCCGTGCTCGGCGAGCTCATTCTCGAGCGCAAGCGCAAGCCGCTACGCGACGAAGCGAGGAAGACCAAGTGA
- a CDS encoding S-adenosyl-l-methionine hydroxide adenosyltransferase family protein has product MFRSIVVALALGLSCGGAAARSPLVLFTDFGTADGAVAAMKGVAYSISQDLLIADLSHEDPGGIFAGGFRLYQAEQFWPKGSVFVAVVDPGVGTGRLAIALETLSGRFFLAPNNGLLTLVAQREGVKELREIDESVNRRPGSEQSHTFHGRDIFAYAGARLASGAQSFEQIGRKLPPEALIALPYRAAERKGDLVNGVIPVLDAHFGNVWTNIPQSMFEELKVALGDDLRVRIHHGDRLVVDLVAPYQRTFGDVQPGTPLVYVDSLFDMAVALNLANFAERYGVGFGPDWTIDFSRAP; this is encoded by the coding sequence ATGTTTCGCTCGATCGTCGTCGCTCTTGCTCTCGGCCTGTCCTGCGGCGGCGCTGCGGCCCGTTCGCCGCTCGTGCTGTTCACCGATTTCGGGACTGCGGACGGCGCCGTCGCGGCAATGAAGGGCGTCGCCTATTCGATCTCGCAGGATCTGCTGATCGCCGACCTCAGTCACGAAGATCCGGGCGGCATTTTTGCCGGCGGCTTTCGTCTCTATCAGGCCGAGCAGTTCTGGCCGAAGGGATCGGTGTTCGTCGCCGTGGTCGATCCCGGCGTCGGAACCGGACGGCTCGCCATAGCGCTGGAGACGCTGAGCGGTCGCTTCTTTTTGGCGCCGAACAATGGGCTTCTCACACTCGTCGCCCAGCGCGAAGGCGTGAAGGAACTCCGCGAAATCGACGAGAGCGTGAACCGAAGACCCGGTTCCGAACAATCCCATACATTTCATGGCCGCGACATTTTCGCCTACGCTGGCGCGCGGCTGGCCTCAGGCGCGCAATCCTTCGAGCAGATCGGACGCAAGCTGCCGCCGGAGGCGCTGATCGCGCTTCCCTATCGCGCCGCCGAACGCAAAGGGGATCTCGTGAACGGCGTCATTCCCGTGCTCGACGCGCATTTCGGCAATGTCTGGACGAATATTCCACAGTCGATGTTCGAAGAATTGAAGGTCGCTCTCGGCGACGATCTTCGCGTGCGGATTCATCATGGCGATCGGCTCGTCGTCGATCTCGTCGCCCCCTATCAGCGCACATTCGGCGATGTTCAGCCGGGGACTCCGCTCGTCTATGTCGACAGCCTTTTCGACATGGCCGTCGCGCTCAATCTGGCCAATTTCGCCGAGCGCTACGGTGTTGGATTCGGCCCGGATTGGACGATCGATTTCTCGCGCGCGCCATAG
- a CDS encoding (2Fe-2S)-binding protein: protein MTTLTLTVNGRSYDIDVAPDTPLLWAIRENVGLTGTKYGCGIAQCGACTVHVEGEAVRACGVLAGDVVGKNITTIEGLAREGVLHRLQEAWIAHDVPQCGYCQSGLLMAAAALLRENPRPTDKDIDEAITNICRCGTFQQAREAIHAAAKA from the coding sequence ATGACGACCCTCACTCTGACCGTCAATGGGCGCAGCTACGACATCGACGTCGCGCCGGACACGCCGCTGCTGTGGGCGATCCGTGAAAATGTCGGCCTCACGGGCACGAAATATGGCTGCGGCATCGCCCAATGCGGCGCCTGCACTGTGCATGTGGAGGGCGAGGCGGTTCGGGCCTGCGGCGTGTTGGCCGGCGATGTCGTCGGCAAGAACATCACCACCATTGAAGGGCTCGCTCGAGAGGGCGTTCTGCATCGCCTGCAAGAGGCGTGGATCGCCCATGACGTGCCGCAATGCGGTTATTGCCAGAGCGGGCTGCTGATGGCCGCCGCCGCTTTGCTGCGCGAGAATCCGCGTCCGACCGACAAGGACATAGACGAGGCCATCACCAATATCTGCCGTTGCGGGACGTTCCAGCAGGCGCGTGAAGCCATACACGCCGCGGCGAAGGCGTAA
- a CDS encoding TonB-dependent receptor, with protein MRSPLSIHRRRMSSGSAVLVYALTAVAAFPTSHAQEAQIEDVRVGAEGATRREENSLRSAPRSVGFVNGKKAEEQHLERLSDFSQLVPNYRPNESNPIASRPAIRGVSSTVGQLSRGNINPVGAEFDTGYILDNVFWKYAGFQAGDLVDISSFELALGPQGTAGGKNTTVGNVVVATQLPSFERKATIETTFANYSHIIEKLNVTGPLIDDRLAYRVTAYFDKGDGWIRDQVTGASYLNNDRWGVRGQLLYVGDEVTDRLIFTYGAQHEYTAIGAYTTGPVGDSILVYANGTLPSRTYAQNVALRLGKPILTYDPYRPYDTNAGGFGERHLMVSNEANWTWGRNTLSSITAFGNSRVIGNNPFSNQELENSVGVFSPYVDQFSQEFRLSSPKEERLEWTAGLYSLYENAWSRTYTRFGSDAAAWYSRPALAAGLRNNRDSKSRTFSVAGYGQGTYHIDDAFALSFGLRDSYEIKEGSVFSWDQIYANQYTFAQQEAAIRAGGGQALFDTGGQSKTFNSITGIFNPQYKLNDNLLFHALVARGEKSGAINNSAQPILDGSLNFKGWQPLITKPETSWDYEIGVNTNWLDNRLIANFNFYWNDIYNFQTSLTDASYTDSTGQPIRTSYLGNVGHLRLRGFEFVGRWSPLERLWLSFNGAYTEARWIDYANATPPTDWIWPATAGSLTAPLTLSRSNTRWENLPIWAFNVGATYDHPLGPLFRDLGPEWDSSITGFGYVNVAWQDKTQLTDPHSVLQFWQPAYAIVNAGLGLRTDDERYSLSVWAKNLFDERPLYSWSPGDASNPATIGLPSQPRVFGGTLRVRLL; from the coding sequence ATGCGCTCGCCCCTTTCGATTCACCGCCGCCGAATGTCCTCCGGCAGCGCTGTCCTCGTCTATGCGCTCACGGCCGTCGCCGCGTTCCCGACTTCCCATGCGCAGGAGGCGCAGATCGAAGACGTTCGGGTCGGAGCCGAGGGCGCGACCCGACGGGAGGAAAATTCGCTGCGCAGCGCCCCCCGTTCGGTGGGCTTCGTCAATGGGAAAAAGGCAGAAGAGCAGCACCTCGAGCGCCTGTCCGATTTCTCTCAGCTCGTTCCGAATTATCGGCCCAACGAATCCAATCCCATCGCGTCCCGTCCCGCCATCCGCGGCGTCAGCAGCACGGTGGGCCAGCTCAGCCGTGGCAACATCAATCCGGTCGGAGCCGAATTCGACACCGGCTACATCCTCGATAATGTTTTTTGGAAATATGCCGGCTTTCAGGCCGGCGACCTTGTCGACATCTCGTCTTTCGAGCTCGCGCTCGGACCGCAGGGAACCGCCGGCGGCAAGAATACGACGGTCGGCAATGTGGTCGTCGCGACACAATTGCCGTCCTTCGAGCGGAAGGCGACGATCGAGACGACATTCGCCAATTACAGCCACATCATCGAAAAGCTGAACGTCACCGGACCGCTCATCGACGATCGACTCGCCTACCGGGTGACCGCCTATTTCGACAAGGGCGACGGCTGGATCAGGGATCAGGTCACCGGCGCGAGCTATCTGAACAATGACCGCTGGGGTGTGCGCGGACAGCTTCTCTATGTCGGCGACGAGGTGACCGACCGCCTCATCTTCACCTATGGCGCGCAGCACGAATATACCGCGATCGGCGCCTATACGACAGGTCCCGTGGGTGATTCCATTCTCGTCTATGCGAATGGAACATTGCCTTCGCGCACTTATGCGCAGAATGTCGCGCTGCGGCTCGGCAAGCCCATCCTGACCTATGATCCGTATCGGCCCTATGACACCAACGCCGGAGGCTTCGGCGAGCGCCATCTCATGGTCTCGAACGAAGCGAACTGGACCTGGGGTCGCAACACGCTCTCTTCGATCACCGCCTTTGGCAACTCGCGGGTGATCGGCAATAATCCGTTCAGCAATCAGGAACTGGAGAACAGCGTCGGCGTCTTCTCGCCCTATGTCGATCAGTTCTCGCAAGAATTTCGCCTCTCCTCGCCCAAGGAGGAGCGTCTCGAATGGACCGCGGGACTCTATTCGCTCTATGAGAACGCCTGGAGTCGTACCTATACGCGCTTCGGCAGCGACGCGGCCGCCTGGTATAGCCGCCCGGCGCTGGCGGCTGGCCTGCGGAACAATCGGGACAGCAAGTCGCGAACATTCAGCGTCGCCGGCTATGGGCAGGGAACCTATCACATCGACGACGCCTTCGCTCTCTCCTTCGGCCTGCGCGACAGCTATGAGATCAAGGAAGGCTCCGTATTCAGCTGGGATCAGATCTACGCCAATCAATACACATTCGCTCAGCAAGAGGCGGCCATTCGCGCCGGCGGCGGCCAAGCGCTCTTCGACACTGGCGGACAGAGCAAGACCTTCAATTCCATCACCGGAATCTTCAACCCGCAATACAAGCTCAACGATAATCTTCTCTTCCACGCTCTCGTCGCGCGCGGCGAGAAGTCGGGCGCGATCAACAATTCGGCCCAGCCGATCCTGGACGGCTCCCTCAACTTCAAAGGGTGGCAGCCGCTCATCACCAAGCCCGAAACCTCCTGGGACTATGAGATCGGCGTCAACACCAATTGGCTGGACAATCGGCTCATCGCCAATTTCAATTTCTACTGGAACGACATCTATAATTTTCAGACGAGCCTCACCGACGCCTCCTATACGGACAGCACGGGGCAACCGATCCGCACCTCCTATCTCGGCAACGTCGGCCACCTCCGGCTGCGCGGATTCGAATTCGTCGGGCGATGGAGCCCGCTCGAGCGTCTGTGGCTCTCCTTCAACGGCGCTTATACCGAAGCGCGCTGGATCGACTACGCCAACGCCACGCCGCCGACCGACTGGATCTGGCCGGCGACGGCGGGCTCGCTCACCGCGCCTTTGACGTTGTCGCGCTCCAACACACGTTGGGAAAACCTGCCGATCTGGGCGTTCAATGTCGGCGCCACTTACGATCATCCGCTCGGTCCGCTGTTCCGCGACCTCGGACCGGAATGGGACAGCTCGATCACCGGCTTCGGCTATGTCAATGTCGCCTGGCAGGACAAGACGCAGCTCACCGATCCGCATTCGGTGTTGCAATTCTGGCAGCCGGCCTACGCCATAGTGAATGCCGGCCTCGGCCTGCGCACCGACGACGAGCGTTACAGCCTTTCGGTGTGGGCCAAGAATCTCTTCGACGAGCGGCCGCTCTATTCCTGGTCGCCGGGCGACGCGAGCAATCCGGCGACAATCGGCCTGCCGAGTCAGCCACGCGTCTTCGGCGGCACGCTGCGCGTCAGGCTATTGTGA
- a CDS encoding TonB-dependent receptor: MANAITIRRAQGQEATIADVTVGAQRGELTKQEQKVLLETPRSAAIINGEKAEEQRLDRLDDFALRVPNYRPNTGNPETSLPAIRGMGSGRVLQIGGESDTGFVQDNVFWKYVGFQWGDYVDLDSFEIGLGPQGTTGGKNTTVGTIGVRTQLPAFDRKATFETSYANYSRIIEKLNVTGPIIDEKLAYRVAFYLDQGDGWIHDQATGAGYLNNHRWGVRGQLLYVGDEFTDRLIFNRASSYEYNNYGKSGRGPFSDSAVLYANGTFGTSFSQTLWNRLGRPVLTFDPYKPYVVGFGTHEAQTLSVSNQIDRQIGENTLTSISAWRQYYTHPNSPETPAGGAQGTETNNGYGNIWVDQYSQEIRLASPKDRQLEWQTGIYSLYEKLWDFSGNNFGTDAAKWYNNSALQRGFQQRQTGKSNTFQLAAFGQASYHLDDRWTLTLGLRDSYEVKEGSNFAWINAWSTTYSAQQVYTAVRGATGAGIFDTGGQMKKRNMFTGIFNPKYKVDDNITLYGLIGRGEKAGAINISALPIMDGLTFKGFQSVVTKPETSWDYEIGAKTSWLDGRLIANMNLYWSDIFNLQDQLTDTSYLDSTGQPLRLTYLGNIPHIRLRGVEFDGRWSPIERLQLNLSGAYTEVRYIDFANAAPPSDWIWPTPNAAPAGFIKAPLTLSRSNTRWENLPKWAFNVGADYEHPLGPVFSDLGPNWAVPVNGFAYVNVAWKDRTQLTDPHSVFQYWQAAYSLVDFGFGLRTEDKRYSLSVWSKNLFDNRYFTSWTAGTTTAPATVGLQDMPRTFGGTLRVTLD, translated from the coding sequence ATGGCGAACGCGATCACGATCCGCCGGGCGCAAGGTCAGGAGGCGACCATCGCCGACGTGACCGTGGGCGCTCAACGGGGTGAATTGACAAAGCAAGAGCAGAAGGTGCTGCTGGAGACGCCCCGCTCCGCCGCGATCATCAATGGAGAAAAGGCCGAGGAACAGCGTCTGGATCGACTCGACGACTTTGCGCTACGCGTTCCGAACTATAGGCCCAACACCGGCAATCCGGAAACATCGCTTCCAGCGATCCGCGGCATGGGATCGGGACGCGTATTGCAAATCGGCGGCGAGTCAGACACGGGCTTCGTGCAAGACAACGTTTTCTGGAAATATGTCGGTTTTCAATGGGGAGACTATGTCGATCTCGATTCCTTCGAGATAGGTCTCGGCCCTCAGGGAACGACGGGCGGCAAGAACACGACCGTGGGCACGATCGGCGTGCGCACGCAATTGCCCGCTTTCGACCGCAAGGCGACATTCGAGACCTCCTACGCCAATTACAGCCGCATCATCGAGAAGCTGAACGTCACCGGACCGATCATCGATGAGAAGCTCGCCTATCGCGTCGCCTTCTATCTCGATCAGGGCGACGGCTGGATTCACGATCAGGCGACAGGGGCCGGCTATCTGAACAATCATCGCTGGGGCGTGCGCGGGCAATTGCTCTATGTCGGCGACGAATTCACCGACCGCCTGATCTTCAATCGCGCGAGCTCCTACGAATATAACAATTACGGGAAGTCGGGACGCGGGCCCTTCTCGGACTCGGCCGTGCTCTATGCGAATGGAACCTTCGGGACGAGCTTTTCGCAGACATTGTGGAACCGACTCGGCCGGCCAGTCCTCACCTTCGATCCCTACAAGCCCTATGTCGTCGGCTTCGGGACGCACGAGGCCCAGACATTGAGCGTGTCGAATCAGATCGATCGCCAGATCGGCGAGAATACGCTCACGTCGATCTCGGCATGGAGGCAATATTACACCCATCCCAATTCTCCCGAGACGCCGGCCGGCGGCGCGCAAGGGACCGAAACGAACAATGGCTACGGCAATATCTGGGTCGATCAATATTCGCAAGAGATCCGGCTCGCTTCGCCCAAGGATCGGCAATTGGAATGGCAGACGGGAATCTATTCGCTCTACGAAAAGCTCTGGGATTTTTCTGGAAACAATTTTGGAACAGACGCCGCGAAATGGTACAATAATTCCGCATTGCAGCGCGGTTTCCAACAGCGCCAGACCGGAAAGTCGAACACTTTTCAGCTCGCCGCTTTCGGCCAGGCGTCATACCATCTCGACGATCGATGGACTCTGACCCTCGGCCTGCGCGACAGCTACGAGGTGAAGGAGGGCTCCAATTTCGCCTGGATCAACGCCTGGAGCACGACCTATTCGGCGCAGCAGGTCTACACGGCGGTTCGCGGCGCGACGGGCGCCGGCATTTTCGACACCGGCGGCCAGATGAAGAAACGCAATATGTTCACGGGAATATTCAACCCGAAATACAAGGTCGACGACAACATCACACTCTACGGCCTGATCGGGCGCGGCGAGAAGGCCGGGGCGATCAATATTTCCGCACTGCCGATCATGGACGGCCTGACATTCAAAGGCTTTCAATCGGTCGTCACAAAGCCGGAGACCTCGTGGGATTACGAGATCGGCGCCAAGACGAGCTGGCTCGACGGACGTTTGATCGCCAATATGAATCTCTATTGGTCCGACATTTTCAATCTTCAGGACCAATTGACCGATACGAGCTATCTGGACAGCACTGGTCAGCCTCTGCGCTTGACCTATCTCGGCAATATACCTCACATACGACTTCGCGGCGTCGAGTTCGATGGGCGCTGGAGTCCGATCGAACGCCTGCAGTTGAACCTGTCTGGCGCCTACACCGAGGTCCGCTACATCGACTTCGCCAATGCGGCTCCCCCCTCGGACTGGATATGGCCGACTCCCAATGCCGCCCCGGCAGGATTCATCAAAGCGCCTTTGACTCTTTCGCGCTCCAACACCCGATGGGAGAATCTGCCGAAATGGGCGTTCAATGTCGGCGCCGACTATGAACATCCTCTGGGTCCGGTCTTCAGCGATCTCGGGCCGAACTGGGCGGTCCCAGTCAATGGTTTCGCCTATGTGAACGTCGCCTGGAAGGACAGAACCCAGCTCACCGACCCGCATTCTGTGTTTCAATATTGGCAGGCGGCCTATTCGCTCGTCGACTTCGGCTTCGGCCTGCGCACGGAAGACAAGCGTTACAGCCTCTCCGTCTGGAGCAAGAATCTCTTCGACAACCGCTATTTCACCTCGTGGACGGCGGGGACGACGACGGCGCCGGCGACCGTCGGCCTCCAAGATATGCCGCGCACTTTCGGCGGCACGCTGAGGGTCACCCTCGATTGA
- a CDS encoding NTP transferase domain-containing protein: MIVAIVLAAGRGARFSDDGRNKLLEDLGGRPLLRHAVDAALGSRAGETVVVTGWDHERIAEALAGLPVTLVHNQFHTDGMASSLLAGLERAREAAGALVLLADMPNVSSAIVDRLIGAFEETQAAAVVPLRGGRRGNPVLLGRELFPRLAELSGDAGARGLLRATANVVEAPIHDDGVLADVDTPADLVSLRERAG; this comes from the coding sequence GTGATCGTGGCGATCGTTCTTGCCGCGGGACGCGGAGCGCGCTTTTCCGACGACGGCAGAAACAAGCTGCTCGAGGATTTGGGCGGGCGTCCCTTGCTGCGACACGCGGTCGACGCCGCGCTCGGCTCGCGCGCGGGCGAGACTGTCGTCGTCACCGGTTGGGACCATGAGCGCATCGCCGAGGCGCTCGCGGGGCTACCCGTGACGCTCGTCCACAATCAGTTTCATACGGACGGCATGGCGTCGTCGCTGCTCGCAGGGCTCGAGCGGGCGCGCGAGGCCGCGGGCGCGCTCGTGCTGCTCGCCGACATGCCGAATGTCTCGTCCGCCATCGTCGATCGATTGATCGGAGCCTTCGAGGAGACGCAGGCCGCAGCAGTCGTCCCATTGCGCGGGGGACGACGCGGCAATCCCGTGCTGCTCGGGCGCGAGCTGTTCCCGCGCCTCGCGGAATTGAGCGGCGACGCGGGCGCGCGCGGCCTGCTGCGCGCAACCGCGAACGTCGTCGAGGCGCCCATCCACGATGACGGCGTTCTCGCCGATGTGGATACGCCCGCGGACCTCGTCTCGCTGCGCGAACGAGCCGGTTAG
- a CDS encoding xanthine dehydrogenase family protein molybdopterin-binding subunit → MTQSLSIGRRGFIVGGASLGAGLMLGLDIPGGPEGALAADGAPEVNAWVVIKPDDTIVIRIARSEMGQGSLTGLAQLVAEELECDWSKVTTEYPTPGQSAARNRVWGDFSTGGSRGIRGSQDYVRKGGATAREMLIRAAADGWKVPARECKAEKGIITHAASGRSTSFGKVAAAAAQLTPPADPPLKDPKDWKIAGKGLLRLDTADKTNGKMVYGIDVKLPNMLNAAIRDCPVFGGRLKSFDDSKIVGFPGVVKVARVGDTAVAVVADTWWRAKTALDALPIVWDEGPNAAASSEATAAWLAEGLDFAQPAVIGNRNGDAEAAITGAAKVIEAIYSYPHQNHAQMEPLNATALYTPERCEVWTGTQNGEAAFAAVVAASGLPPAKCEVHKIMLGGGFGRRGFTDYVTQAVLLAKQFPGRPVKLLWSREEDMAHGKYHPVTQCRLVGAIDADNTLVGLRIRLSGQSILASVRPEAIKDGIDPAAFQGFAPDGDAQLGYDIPNLLVEHSMRNPPVPPGFWRGVNINHNAIYLESFIDELAHAVGAEPLAFRRALMKNHPKQLAVLDAVAERIGWSAPAPTGVHRGIASFMGYGSYVAAAAEVSVQDGDKIKIHRIVAATDTGHAVNPAQIERQVAGSFVYGLSALFYGGVTVKNGRVEQSNFDNYDSMRIKDMPKVETIVMPSGGFWGGVGEPTICVAAPAVLNAFFAATGRRIRSVPLKTTNVAFA, encoded by the coding sequence ATGACGCAATCTCTCTCCATCGGCCGGCGCGGTTTCATCGTCGGCGGAGCCTCGCTCGGCGCGGGGCTGATGCTCGGGCTCGACATTCCCGGGGGGCCCGAGGGCGCCTTGGCGGCGGACGGCGCGCCAGAGGTCAACGCCTGGGTCGTCATCAAGCCGGACGACACGATCGTCATTCGCATCGCGCGCTCGGAGATGGGGCAGGGGTCGCTCACCGGCCTCGCCCAGCTCGTCGCCGAGGAACTCGAATGCGACTGGTCCAAGGTCACGACCGAATATCCGACGCCGGGCCAGAGCGCCGCGCGCAACCGCGTCTGGGGCGATTTCTCGACGGGCGGCAGCCGAGGCATTCGGGGCTCGCAGGATTATGTCCGCAAGGGCGGCGCGACGGCGCGCGAAATGCTGATCCGGGCCGCGGCCGATGGATGGAAGGTCCCTGCCAGAGAGTGTAAGGCGGAGAAAGGGATTATAACTCACGCGGCTTCGGGCCGCTCGACGAGCTTCGGCAAGGTCGCCGCAGCGGCGGCGCAGCTGACGCCGCCCGCCGACCCGCCGCTGAAGGATCCAAAAGACTGGAAAATCGCCGGCAAGGGCCTGCTGCGGCTGGACACGGCGGACAAGACCAACGGCAAGATGGTCTACGGCATAGACGTGAAGCTGCCCAACATGCTGAATGCGGCGATCAGGGATTGCCCGGTGTTCGGCGGCAGGCTGAAGAGCTTCGACGACAGCAAGATCGTCGGCTTTCCGGGCGTCGTGAAGGTCGCACGCGTCGGCGACACGGCGGTCGCCGTGGTGGCGGACACATGGTGGCGCGCAAAGACGGCCTTGGACGCTTTGCCGATCGTCTGGGACGAGGGGCCGAACGCGGCCGCTTCCAGCGAGGCGACGGCCGCATGGCTCGCGGAAGGGCTCGACTTCGCCCAGCCCGCCGTGATCGGCAATCGCAACGGCGACGCCGAAGCCGCGATCACCGGCGCTGCGAAGGTGATCGAGGCGATCTATTCCTATCCGCATCAGAATCATGCGCAGATGGAGCCGCTGAACGCGACGGCGCTCTACACGCCGGAGCGCTGCGAAGTGTGGACCGGCACGCAGAATGGCGAGGCCGCCTTCGCCGCCGTGGTCGCCGCCTCCGGCCTGCCGCCCGCAAAATGCGAGGTCCACAAGATCATGCTCGGCGGCGGCTTCGGCCGGCGCGGCTTCACCGACTACGTCACTCAGGCTGTGCTTCTCGCCAAGCAGTTCCCCGGTCGGCCGGTGAAGCTCTTGTGGTCGCGCGAGGAGGATATGGCCCATGGCAAATATCATCCGGTGACGCAGTGCCGGCTCGTCGGCGCCATCGACGCCGACAACACGCTCGTCGGTCTGCGCATTCGCCTGTCGGGTCAATCGATTCTGGCCAGCGTGCGTCCCGAGGCGATCAAGGACGGGATCGATCCAGCGGCCTTCCAGGGCTTCGCGCCCGACGGCGACGCGCAGCTCGGCTACGACATCCCCAATCTGCTGGTTGAGCATTCGATGCGCAATCCGCCGGTCCCGCCCGGATTCTGGCGCGGCGTGAACATCAATCACAACGCCATTTATCTCGAGAGCTTCATCGACGAGCTCGCTCACGCCGTCGGCGCCGAGCCTTTGGCTTTTCGCCGCGCGCTTATGAAGAACCATCCCAAGCAGCTCGCCGTGCTCGACGCGGTGGCGGAGCGCATCGGTTGGAGCGCCCCGGCGCCCACGGGCGTACATCGCGGAATCGCCTCCTTCATGGGCTATGGAAGCTATGTCGCCGCAGCGGCCGAAGTCTCCGTGCAGGACGGCGACAAGATCAAGATTCATCGCATCGTCGCCGCGACGGATACGGGCCACGCCGTCAATCCGGCGCAGATCGAGCGACAGGTCGCCGGCTCTTTCGTCTATGGTCTCTCGGCGCTCTTCTATGGCGGCGTCACGGTGAAGAACGGCCGCGTCGAGCAGAGCAATTTCGACAATTATGATTCGATGCGGATCAAGGACATGCCGAAAGTGGAGACGATCGTCATGCCGAGCGGCGGCTTTTGGGGCGGCGTTGGCGAGCCGACGATCTGCGTCGCCGCGCCGGCTGTGCTCAACGCTTTCTTCGCGGCGACGGGAAGGCGCATTCGCAGCGTTCCGTTGAAGACGACCAACGTGGCTTTCGCCTAG